The sequence ATTCTCAATATTATCCAACATTCTCTGAAATTCCGGTCTGCCCTCTACGCTTTTTCCAGACTTACCTTCATCGGAATACTCATTTACGATTTCCATATTCTGAAATTCCGCATATCTCTTCAGTTTTTCTTTCTGAGCATCCAGACTGTAGCCATCCACCTGCATGGTTGTGGATACTCTGGTATATATATCGCATTTAATCTTTTTATTCTTCATAATCTTCCTCGCAGTATAACTCTGTTTTGTTGTCCCAACTTAATTTTAGTACTTGTTCCAACTATTTTCAATACTTCTTTTTATTTTTTATTGACATATTTTCGTTACAACCATATAATAATGATAGAGACAGGATTTCTGTCATCGAAAATATTGTTCGCCCACCGTTGGCGGCTTATAAGTGATCGGCTCGAAAATATTGTTCGCTCACCGGAAGCGTCTAATAAATGTCCGGCTCGAAAATTTCGGCCCTGCCGCATGGCAGGGCTTATTTTATAGGTGATGAACATGATATACCAAGAAGGATACGTTTACCATATTAAAGATGAATACTTTGAAAAAGTACAGGATTCCAACTTAATGCAGAACAAAGAGGGCGGTACATATCGTCCTACTTTTTACTGTCTGCGTGACAGTAAAACTTCTCTGTTATGGATGGTTCCGCTCAGTTCGCGTGTAAAAAAATTTAAAGCAATACACGATAAACAGGTGGCTAAATACGGAAAGTGCCTAACGATTGTTTTAGGCGAATTTGATGGAAAAGAAGCTGCTTTTCTTCTCCAGAATATGTTTCCAATCAGAGATTACTATCTTGACCACATACATACTCGAAATAATAATCCGGTTCCTGTTAAGCATTCCCTTCACAAAGAAGTAACAACACGTATGAAGAAAATTCGTCAGCTTCATTCCAAAGGCAAAAAAGTTGTATTTCCAGATATTGACCGACTTGAGCAGATTATGCTTGCAGAAGTAAAAGATAACGCAGCCGAGTAATTTCACAAAAAAGCGACAGTCTGATTTACATTTTGTATTTCAGGAAACTGCCGCTTCTTTTTCTTCTTTATTCTGTTTTTCTTCCTCCAACTCCCGGAGGACTTCATCGCCGTACTTATCAATCATCCGTACCAGAAAATCAATGCACCGCTCAAATTCAATATTCTGTTGCATAAGCTCCTCCTGTCATTGTTTTGATCTGAGCTTATTTTACAGAACATACCCTCAAACAGCATTGAATCGAAATTGACTCCAAATTGAGAAAAACACTAATAAAACATATTTCATTTTCTTGAATCGAATGTATGTTCATGGTATGATATCTTTATTCAAGAAAACTTATTCACCAGTTATATTTTACGGAAAAGAGGAAATGCCTATTGGATCGATGTGATTTTAGTTCTATTATGACAATTTTACGAAGCTACGTGCGGGAAAACAATCAGTTGAATCAGTCTGAATTTTTATATGAAGTATTTGATGACTTTCTTTCCAGTCCGGAAGGTGCAGATTTTTCTTTTGATAATGGACTTGTATGCCGTTGGATGAGCGGACAGGCAAAAGTCAGTCCCAAACTTATCAACTACTATTCTGCCAAAAGTTCTCAGCTAAAACTTTCAAATACTCTGGAACAGATGATTCTGTCTATGATGTTTGATCCGGATAAGGCTTTATCCGATGTATATCTGCTTTTTATACAAGACCCAAGTATCTCTGATAAAAAGAAAGAACAGATTTCATCTTTGTATCTTTCAGCAGACACACAAACTCTGTTTCTTTCACAGATCCTCTGCTTTG comes from Coprococcus phoceensis and encodes:
- the cptIN gene encoding type III toxin-antitoxin system CptIN family toxin — encoded protein: MIYQEGYVYHIKDEYFEKVQDSNLMQNKEGGTYRPTFYCLRDSKTSLLWMVPLSSRVKKFKAIHDKQVAKYGKCLTIVLGEFDGKEAAFLLQNMFPIRDYYLDHIHTRNNNPVPVKHSLHKEVTTRMKKIRQLHSKGKKVVFPDIDRLEQIMLAEVKDNAAE